In the Candidatus Mycosynbacter amalyticus genome, one interval contains:
- the trmD gene encoding tRNA (guanosine(37)-N1)-methyltransferase TrmD: MRKIQVITLFPDMFTGVFENSMMWKAQKDNIVELSTVDLREFGIGPRRTVDDTPYGGGDGMLLKPEPLFAAVEKAKENDPTARVLLMTARGERWVQAAAQVHADDSEQGYIFICGRYEGYDERITTLVDEQIRIGDYVLTGGELAAMTVVDSIVRLIPGVLGGEKSAAIESFADGETLEFPQYTRPEEFRGMKVPEVLMSGNHGAIAQWRADNSFKAE; this comes from the coding sequence ATGAGAAAAATCCAAGTCATAACATTATTTCCAGACATGTTTACTGGTGTGTTTGAGAACTCTATGATGTGGAAAGCGCAAAAAGATAATATCGTTGAACTGTCGACTGTTGATCTGCGTGAGTTTGGTATTGGTCCGCGTCGGACGGTAGATGATACTCCATATGGGGGCGGTGATGGTATGCTCCTTAAGCCGGAGCCACTTTTTGCAGCGGTCGAAAAAGCAAAAGAAAACGATCCAACAGCCAGGGTGCTACTCATGACCGCGCGTGGTGAGCGGTGGGTGCAGGCGGCTGCGCAGGTCCACGCTGACGATAGTGAACAGGGCTATATCTTCATTTGTGGACGCTATGAAGGATACGACGAGCGCATCACGACACTGGTAGATGAGCAGATTCGCATAGGTGATTATGTACTCACGGGTGGTGAGCTGGCTGCCATGACGGTAGTTGATAGTATCGTACGGCTTATACCTGGCGTGTTAGGTGGAGAGAAGAGTGCGGCGATAGAGAGCTTTGCTGACGGTGAGACGTTGGAGTTTCCGCAGTATACTAGGCCAGAAGAATTTCGTGGGATGAAAGTGCCAGAAGTGTTAATGAGCGGCAATCATGGCGCTATTGCCCAGTGGCGCGCAGATAATTCTTTTAAAGCTGAGTAA
- the rpsP gene encoding 30S ribosomal protein S16, translating to MLAIRLQRLGRKAYPVYRVAVQEAQRHPSSGRVVAYVGSYNPHTKEASIDKEKAQKYLDNGAQPSPRVVKLLKEAGVKLPTWVKTHDDSKQKAIRNAEKLRKNQPKEEVAEEAPVEEAAEA from the coding sequence ATGCTCGCAATTCGTTTGCAACGCCTCGGCCGCAAAGCCTATCCAGTTTACCGCGTAGCTGTACAGGAAGCTCAGCGTCACCCTAGCAGTGGTCGCGTAGTGGCTTATGTCGGTAGCTACAACCCACACACCAAAGAAGCATCTATTGACAAAGAGAAAGCACAGAAATATCTAGACAACGGTGCGCAGCCTAGCCCTCGTGTCGTCAAACTTCTCAAAGAAGCGGGTGTTAAACTACCTACATGGGTGAAGACTCACGACGATAGCAAGCAAAAAGCTATCCGCAACGCTGAAAAGCTGCGCAAAAACCAGCCCAAAGAAGAAGTAGCCGAAGAAGCGCCAGTAGAAGAAGCTGCAGAAGCGTAA
- a CDS encoding KH domain-containing protein, translated as MSTIDQQFVEYIVKSLVGNPDDVVVERIIDEKGVLLTLTVNPEDLGRVIGKRGVTAQSLRTLLRALGTKNDARYNLKIVNNDGEGYSVSSDDEVVREERASDDAEDGSSDYAKRSRRELEDLDDLDI; from the coding sequence ATGTCGACCATAGATCAGCAATTCGTAGAATATATCGTAAAATCCCTAGTGGGAAATCCAGATGATGTGGTAGTAGAACGCATCATCGATGAAAAAGGTGTATTGCTCACCCTCACGGTGAACCCAGAAGACCTTGGCCGCGTGATCGGCAAACGTGGTGTCACGGCACAAAGCCTGCGTACATTGCTACGTGCGCTAGGTACGAAGAACGATGCGCGCTACAATCTGAAGATCGTCAACAACGACGGTGAAGGCTATAGCGTGTCGAGTGATGACGAGGTGGTGCGAGAAGAGCGTGCCAGTGACGACGCAGAAGACGGCTCATCTGACTATGCCAAGCGTTCACGCAGAGAGCTGGAAGACCTCGACGATCTGGATATCTAG
- a CDS encoding NUDIX hydrolase, producing the protein MATPPKFDKFKKYFNRKRPSIQEIVREPTAGGIVFRRDEKGGVEILLIQDAKDRWTIPKGHIEEGETAQQTAKREIGEEAGLKDVDMLGWLGKIHFRYRRIDKLVLMTTQIYLVKAKGDTNAIQKEEWMNGIKWFKFHDALEEIEYEDIGKLMLLAMKKIRQENL; encoded by the coding sequence ATGGCAACACCTCCGAAGTTTGATAAATTCAAAAAATATTTCAATCGGAAACGACCGAGTATTCAGGAAATTGTGCGTGAGCCAACCGCTGGTGGTATTGTATTTCGCCGTGACGAAAAAGGCGGCGTAGAGATACTGCTCATCCAAGACGCAAAAGATCGTTGGACTATCCCGAAGGGGCATATTGAAGAAGGCGAGACTGCTCAGCAAACCGCCAAACGCGAGATCGGGGAAGAGGCGGGTCTGAAAGACGTCGACATGCTGGGATGGCTCGGCAAGATACATTTCCGTTATCGTCGTATCGACAAGCTGGTGCTTATGACGACACAAATCTACCTCGTAAAGGCCAAAGGCGACACGAACGCCATCCAAAAAGAAGAATGGATGAATGGTATCAAATGGTTTAAGTTTCACGATGCACTCGAAGAGATTGAATACGAAGATATTGGCAAGCTCATGCTGCTTGCAATGAAGAAGATACGGCAGGAAAACCTATGA
- the nusB gene encoding transcription antitermination factor NusB, translating to MASNRHLGRIVALQSLYEYEFRHSDETPVDVDAVIERNLDRYKDDIGDTKFVSELVNGVIEHLAKLDETLQPLAPDWPLAQVARIDRNILRIGLYELLYKQADVPSRVAINEAVELAKSFGSDNSSKFINGVLGTAYRTLVEEQGDGNTSEV from the coding sequence ATGGCTTCAAATCGACACCTCGGCAGGATCGTGGCTCTCCAGAGCCTGTATGAGTATGAGTTTCGTCACAGCGACGAGACGCCTGTTGATGTGGACGCGGTGATCGAGCGCAATCTCGACCGCTACAAGGACGATATCGGCGATACTAAGTTCGTCTCGGAGCTAGTAAACGGTGTCATAGAGCACCTTGCCAAGCTAGATGAGACATTGCAGCCACTCGCGCCAGACTGGCCACTCGCACAGGTCGCACGTATCGACCGCAATATACTGCGTATCGGTCTCTACGAGCTGCTCTACAAGCAAGCCGATGTGCCATCTCGCGTGGCTATCAACGAAGCTGTCGAACTTGCTAAGTCGTTTGGTTCTGATAACTCAAGCAAATTCATCAACGGCGTGCTTGGCACGGCGTATCGTACGCTTGTGGAGGAACAAGGCGATGGCAACACCTCCGAAGTTTGA
- a CDS encoding DUF4177 domain-containing protein, with translation MEYVVLQVVLKEKFIGTGSGNLTELEKTINQQAAKGYRLHTISTASSGSKGMFSGDRIQATLVFEKI, from the coding sequence ATGGAATACGTTGTTTTGCAAGTAGTATTGAAAGAAAAATTTATCGGTACAGGATCTGGAAATTTGACGGAGCTTGAGAAAACTATCAATCAACAAGCAGCAAAAGGCTATAGATTGCACACGATTTCGACAGCCAGCAGCGGAAGCAAAGGTATGTTTAGTGGTGATCGTATTCAGGCTACGCTCGTGTTTGAGAAAATATAG
- a CDS encoding class I tRNA ligase family protein, translating to MRRYNPTETEPKWQQIWADDARYRAKDFDDKPKYYVTGMFPYPSGAGMHTGHFFEHSIVDAVARFRRALGHNVVYPMGWDSFGLPAENYAIKTGTAPAVVTKQNIANFKNQLTRVGASIDWSREINTTDPEYYKWTQWVFTQMFERDLAYQKESLQWWCPVDKTVLANEQVEGGKCWRCGSEVEKKSMKQWFFKITDYADELLEEIPDLNWPEKIKTAQTNWIGRSQGAEIDFAVEGRDELITVFSTRPDTLFGATFLVLAPEHPLARSLATDEMRENVEKYIDDAVKKSEIERQSEGKEKTGVWTGSYAVNPVNGEKIPIWVADYVLGGYGTGAVMAVPAHDERDFAFATKYELPIVQVVAEYEVLSGKLAPREDWPTRKKQVVDAIITDGEGNYLLQVEKVSDTQEDVHFVGGGVDEEDESIEMALRREILEEVGYPNIISIRQVAPFSGVHAQRTIKNRNHQTWGAYYEVVIDKTVQVDSEIEQGLHGVIWAPKSEVVDMINWSTHAKGWRDYLAGKLIDTDVREGLLVNSGAFDGTHTSEAREEIVAWLEQQGVGRSKVIYKMRDWLISRQRYWGAPIPIIHCDEHGAVPVPADQLPVVLPEVADYAPKGDGKSVLARETDWVNTTCPTCGKPAKRETDTMDGYACSSWYLLRYTDSQNAKQAWDPAKADYWSPVDMYIGGDHAVAHLLYVRFWNHVFYDMGLVPEKEPVKQLVYHGLIQAEDGTKMSKSKGNVVDPLEVIDAGYGADALRTFELFLGPINENSNWSSKGIAGVYRFLNRVWTLVQEYDESDKAGGADSKKLDTLTHATTKKVTDDIRRLSFNTAIAALMEYVNDLYKLKTEGFTADWQQPLETLVTLLQPFAPHMTAELWEQLGRDTQLDFEQWPSWDESKIISDTMMIIVQVNGKLRAKLELAVDTPEEDVKSAALADEHVQQFLGDKKPTKVIYVPGRLVSIVK from the coding sequence ATGAGACGCTACAATCCGACAGAGACAGAGCCGAAATGGCAGCAGATTTGGGCCGATGATGCACGGTATCGGGCCAAAGATTTCGATGACAAGCCGAAATATTATGTAACTGGAATGTTCCCGTACCCGTCTGGTGCAGGTATGCATACTGGGCACTTCTTCGAGCACTCTATCGTAGACGCAGTCGCGCGTTTTCGCCGTGCACTTGGCCATAATGTCGTATACCCTATGGGCTGGGATAGTTTTGGCTTGCCGGCGGAGAACTACGCGATCAAAACTGGCACGGCGCCCGCGGTTGTCACCAAGCAAAACATCGCTAACTTCAAGAACCAGCTTACGCGCGTGGGCGCGAGTATTGACTGGTCCCGCGAGATCAACACAACCGATCCTGAGTATTACAAATGGACACAGTGGGTGTTCACGCAGATGTTTGAGCGTGACCTAGCCTATCAGAAAGAATCGCTCCAGTGGTGGTGTCCAGTCGACAAAACAGTGCTCGCCAATGAGCAGGTAGAGGGCGGCAAGTGTTGGCGCTGCGGCTCAGAGGTCGAGAAAAAGTCTATGAAGCAATGGTTCTTCAAGATTACAGACTACGCAGATGAACTGCTCGAGGAAATCCCAGACCTCAACTGGCCAGAGAAAATCAAGACAGCCCAGACCAACTGGATCGGACGGTCACAGGGTGCTGAGATTGATTTCGCGGTCGAAGGTCGTGATGAACTTATTACGGTCTTTTCTACGCGTCCAGACACGTTGTTTGGTGCGACATTCCTCGTACTGGCGCCGGAGCATCCACTCGCGAGGAGTCTCGCGACAGACGAGATGCGTGAAAATGTCGAAAAATACATAGATGATGCAGTCAAAAAGTCAGAGATTGAGCGTCAGTCGGAAGGCAAAGAAAAAACTGGTGTATGGACGGGTAGTTATGCGGTAAATCCAGTCAACGGCGAAAAAATCCCTATCTGGGTAGCGGATTACGTACTTGGTGGCTACGGTACGGGAGCAGTCATGGCTGTGCCGGCGCACGACGAGCGTGACTTCGCATTTGCTACGAAGTACGAGTTGCCTATCGTGCAGGTAGTGGCAGAATACGAGGTACTGAGCGGAAAACTTGCACCTCGTGAAGACTGGCCTACTCGCAAAAAGCAGGTTGTCGATGCAATTATTACCGATGGTGAGGGAAACTATTTACTGCAAGTTGAAAAAGTAAGTGATACCCAAGAGGATGTCCACTTCGTAGGCGGTGGCGTTGATGAAGAAGATGAGTCAATCGAGATGGCACTTCGTCGCGAAATACTCGAAGAGGTTGGCTATCCAAACATCATTAGCATTCGCCAGGTAGCACCATTTAGCGGAGTTCATGCCCAAAGAACTATCAAAAACCGTAATCATCAAACATGGGGTGCATATTATGAAGTCGTGATAGATAAGACAGTGCAGGTTGACAGTGAGATAGAACAAGGGTTGCATGGTGTGATCTGGGCGCCAAAGAGCGAAGTGGTAGATATGATCAACTGGTCAACCCACGCCAAGGGCTGGCGTGATTATTTGGCGGGTAAGCTGATTGACACCGATGTGCGCGAAGGTCTACTTGTTAACTCTGGAGCATTTGACGGCACGCACACCAGCGAAGCGCGCGAAGAGATCGTGGCATGGCTCGAGCAGCAGGGCGTCGGACGAAGTAAGGTCATCTACAAGATGCGTGATTGGCTTATCAGCCGTCAGCGCTACTGGGGCGCGCCAATACCGATTATTCACTGTGACGAGCATGGTGCGGTGCCAGTACCAGCCGATCAGCTGCCGGTGGTGCTGCCGGAAGTAGCGGATTATGCGCCAAAAGGCGATGGCAAATCCGTACTCGCTCGCGAGACTGACTGGGTAAACACCACTTGTCCGACCTGCGGCAAGCCAGCCAAGCGCGAGACCGATACTATGGATGGCTATGCCTGCAGTAGCTGGTACCTCCTGCGTTACACCGACTCGCAGAACGCCAAGCAAGCATGGGACCCAGCCAAGGCTGACTATTGGAGTCCGGTAGATATGTATATAGGTGGGGATCACGCGGTCGCGCACCTTCTGTACGTGCGATTCTGGAATCATGTGTTCTATGATATGGGACTCGTGCCGGAGAAAGAGCCGGTCAAACAGCTTGTCTACCACGGTCTTATCCAAGCCGAAGACGGCACCAAGATGAGCAAGAGCAAAGGCAACGTGGTCGATCCGCTGGAAGTGATAGATGCTGGCTATGGTGCCGATGCCCTTCGTACATTCGAGCTATTCCTCGGACCTATCAACGAAAACAGCAACTGGAGCAGCAAAGGCATCGCTGGCGTATACCGTTTTCTCAATCGCGTCTGGACGCTAGTGCAAGAATACGATGAAAGCGACAAAGCAGGGGGTGCCGACTCGAAAAAACTAGATACCTTGACGCATGCAACCACTAAAAAAGTAACCGACGACATCCGTCGTCTCAGTTTCAATACGGCTATCGCTGCGCTCATGGAGTATGTCAATGATCTCTACAAGCTCAAAACCGAAGGTTTTACGGCCGATTGGCAACAACCTCTGGAGACGCTCGTGACACTCTTGCAGCCGTTTGCGCCGCACATGACTGCGGAGCTATGGGAGCAGCTTGGTCGCGACACGCAGCTTGATTTCGAGCAGTGGCCGTCATGGGACGAGTCAAAGATCATCAGTGACACGATGATGATTATCGTCCAGGTAAACGGCAAATTACGCGCCAAGCTGGAGCTGGCTGTCGATACGCCAGAAGAAGACGTCAAGTCAGCGGCTCTAGCCGACGAGCATGTGCAGCAGTTCCTGGGCGACAAAAAACCGACCAAGGTGATTTATGTCCCTGGTCGGCTGGTGAGCATCGTAAAGTAG
- the rnc gene encoding ribonuclease III codes for MTGMLKQPYQDFAIEKLGFEFENIDLLITALTHRSYVNEHKKSVSEHNERLEFLGDAVLELVVTDFLYNNYAEPEGILTSWRAALVRTESIGAAGDAIGYESLVRMSRGEKQGSSRARQQILANAFEAVIGAIYLERGYADAEKFIHTHITSKIDGILESGSWRDPKSHLQEVSQRIDGHTPVYKVLEEVGPDHDKVFTLGVFVGDKLMGKGTGPSKQNAQQAAARAALVKYKAIKTD; via the coding sequence ATGACGGGCATGTTGAAGCAGCCCTACCAAGACTTCGCAATCGAGAAGTTGGGATTTGAGTTTGAAAACATTGATTTGCTTATTACTGCGCTAACGCACCGCAGTTATGTCAACGAACACAAGAAAAGCGTGAGCGAGCACAACGAGCGCCTGGAATTTCTAGGCGATGCCGTGCTTGAGCTGGTAGTGACGGATTTTCTCTACAATAACTATGCTGAGCCAGAAGGGATTCTGACAAGCTGGCGTGCAGCACTGGTGCGTACGGAGAGTATTGGCGCGGCAGGCGACGCCATCGGTTATGAATCACTCGTACGGATGAGTCGTGGCGAAAAGCAGGGTAGTAGCAGGGCGCGTCAGCAAATTCTCGCAAACGCATTTGAAGCCGTGATTGGCGCAATATACTTGGAGCGTGGTTACGCAGACGCAGAAAAGTTCATACATACACATATCACAAGTAAAATCGACGGTATCCTCGAGAGTGGCAGTTGGCGCGATCCAAAATCTCATCTGCAAGAAGTGAGTCAGCGCATCGATGGCCACACGCCGGTCTACAAAGTACTGGAAGAAGTCGGACCAGATCATGATAAGGTGTTTACACTCGGCGTGTTCGTGGGTGATAAGCTGATGGGTAAAGGTACTGGTCCAAGTAAGCAAAATGCACAGCAGGCCGCAGCACGTGCGGCGCTAGTGAAGTACAAAGCTATCAAAACAGATTGA